One segment of Candidatus Eisenbacteria bacterium DNA contains the following:
- a CDS encoding TIGR03960 family B12-binding radical SAM protein, whose amino-acid sequence MDSRELRRRLEEQLPLVEHPMRYLGGELNQIRKDPAQVRVQWLLILPEVYEIGMSHQGLKTLYDILNRRPDALAERTYSPWIDLEARMRRAGIPLFSLETHRPAREFDIIGISLQYELTGTNILNLLDLAGIPIWQKDRSDDDPLIFAGGPVATNPEPLADFFDAILIGDGEEVVHAISDGVIATKGAPRAERLLALAQIEGIYVPSLYRPEYDADGALLRVEPIHPAIPKKVKRRYVADLNTTAYPTKPLVPLQEIVQDRLGVEVLRGCTQGCRYCQAGYFYRPLRERSVSRITELTTEGLRQSGWDEVSLVSLSTADHTQIEAITDVLSTRLSPDHIGISLPSLRADRFSVALADKVSQVRKSGFTFAPEAGTERLRFAINKQITDAEFYETVRAVYRRGWRQIKLYFMIGLPTETKEDLDGIVEMMGKLRGIGREFGGSVSVTASIGSFIPKSHTPFQWEPFESPDSLKEKIAFLKPRIETKWSRMKFHNVDSSYIEAVHSQGDRRLAAVIYEAWRRGARFDGWSEHFSLASWEAAFRAAGIDPLSYIRRKETSEPLPWDHIDILINKKFLIKDLQRAREGVILEDCRRGNCSGCGVPGSGTDIQLAEAVTAEELLLLKTGDGPAHGSSLDPEVPAQRIRLVYRKLGISRFIGHLDLCRLLARAIKLAGMSLAYSKGFNPRPKLIIAAPLSVGTESLCEIAVLDLMQPVPPGEICNIERYLPDGITVRDASEIETAGRRLTVAATSAKYLISMESLFNGSRSPRTPEWLHERLAAYAAAVTWEIQKQSKKGFRTIDLKRAVLRLEAAYPELEILKAAGWDSAGPFLALDVRMQSEGNQVASPSLILEHLFELDHEAIACVRCLRVGLAT is encoded by the coding sequence ATGGACAGCAGGGAACTCCGGCGGCGTCTGGAAGAGCAGCTGCCGTTGGTTGAGCATCCGATGCGTTACCTTGGCGGCGAATTAAACCAGATACGCAAGGATCCTGCACAGGTCCGCGTGCAGTGGCTGCTCATTCTTCCCGAAGTTTACGAGATCGGCATGAGTCATCAGGGATTGAAAACTCTCTATGACATTCTCAATCGCCGTCCCGACGCCCTCGCGGAACGAACCTATTCCCCGTGGATCGATCTGGAAGCGCGCATGCGGCGGGCGGGGATCCCCCTCTTCAGCCTTGAGACACACCGTCCGGCCCGGGAGTTTGACATTATCGGCATCTCGCTGCAATACGAGCTGACCGGCACGAATATTCTGAACCTGCTCGATCTGGCCGGCATCCCTATCTGGCAAAAGGACCGCTCCGATGACGACCCGCTGATCTTCGCCGGCGGACCGGTCGCCACGAATCCCGAACCCCTGGCCGATTTCTTTGACGCGATCCTGATCGGCGACGGTGAAGAGGTCGTTCACGCGATCAGCGATGGCGTCATCGCGACGAAGGGCGCGCCGCGCGCTGAAAGACTCCTGGCCCTCGCACAAATCGAGGGGATCTATGTCCCCTCACTCTACCGGCCGGAATATGACGCTGATGGGGCTCTGCTGAGAGTCGAACCGATCCACCCGGCGATTCCCAAAAAAGTAAAGCGCCGATATGTCGCGGATCTGAATACAACCGCTTATCCTACCAAGCCCCTGGTGCCGTTACAGGAAATTGTACAAGATCGGTTGGGCGTCGAAGTTCTGCGGGGCTGCACGCAGGGCTGCCGCTATTGTCAGGCCGGCTATTTTTACCGGCCGCTGCGCGAGCGGTCGGTCAGCCGCATTACGGAATTGACGACAGAGGGTCTTAGACAATCGGGCTGGGATGAAGTCAGTCTTGTCAGTCTTTCGACAGCCGACCACACACAGATCGAAGCGATCACCGACGTCTTGTCCACCCGTCTTTCGCCTGATCATATCGGCATTTCTTTGCCCAGCCTGCGGGCCGATCGTTTTAGCGTCGCCCTGGCCGACAAGGTCAGCCAGGTCAGGAAGTCCGGTTTCACCTTCGCGCCCGAAGCCGGCACCGAGCGCCTCCGTTTCGCCATCAATAAGCAGATCACCGACGCGGAGTTCTATGAGACGGTTCGCGCCGTATACCGCCGGGGCTGGCGGCAGATCAAACTCTACTTCATGATCGGGCTGCCCACTGAAACCAAGGAGGACCTTGACGGAATCGTCGAAATGATGGGGAAACTCCGGGGAATCGGCCGCGAGTTCGGTGGGTCGGTCAGCGTAACGGCCAGCATCGGTTCTTTTATACCGAAATCCCACACACCCTTCCAATGGGAACCTTTTGAATCGCCGGACAGTCTCAAAGAGAAGATCGCTTTTCTCAAACCACGGATCGAGACCAAATGGTCCCGCATGAAGTTTCACAATGTCGACAGTTCTTATATCGAGGCGGTCCATTCACAGGGCGACCGCCGCTTGGCGGCTGTGATCTATGAGGCTTGGCGGCGAGGGGCTCGCTTTGACGGCTGGTCCGAGCATTTTTCCCTCGCGAGTTGGGAGGCGGCGTTTCGCGCGGCGGGTATTGATCCGTTGTCTTACATCCGCAGAAAAGAGACCTCGGAGCCCCTGCCCTGGGATCACATCGACATTTTGATCAACAAGAAGTTTCTCATCAAGGATCTACAACGGGCGCGAGAAGGCGTCATCCTTGAGGATTGCCGCCGCGGGAATTGTTCAGGCTGCGGTGTTCCCGGATCGGGGACGGATATCCAACTGGCCGAAGCGGTCACGGCGGAGGAGTTGCTGCTGTTAAAGACGGGGGACGGCCCGGCACATGGTTCGAGCCTCGATCCCGAGGTCCCGGCGCAGAGAATCCGGCTCGTCTACCGAAAGCTCGGCATTTCCCGATTCATCGGCCACCTGGATCTTTGCCGTTTACTCGCACGCGCCATCAAACTTGCCGGTATGTCACTGGCTTACAGCAAGGGATTCAACCCCCGGCCGAAGCTCATTATCGCCGCGCCGCTTTCAGTCGGCACCGAGTCGCTTTGTGAAATCGCGGTTCTTGATCTCATGCAGCCGGTGCCCCCCGGCGAGATTTGCAATATCGAGAGGTACCTGCCGGATGGAATCACGGTGCGTGATGCCTCCGAAATTGAAACGGCGGGCCGGAGACTAACGGTGGCGGCGACATCGGCGAAATATCTCATCTCGATGGAATCATTGTTTAACGGATCGCGTTCGCCGCGAACGCCGGAATGGCTGCACGAACGGCTCGCCGCCTATGCTGCCGCCGTCACGTGGGAGATTCAAAAACAGAGCAAAAAGGGATTCAGAACCATCGATCTTAAAAGAGCTGTTCTTCGTCTCGAGGCGGCATATCCCGAATTGGAGATCCTCAAAGCCGCCGGATGGGATTCCGCCGGCCCGTTTCTCGCGCTCGATGTGCGGATGCAGAGTGAGGGGAATCAGGTCGCCAGTCCAAGTCTGATACTCGAACATCTTTTCGAACTCGATCACGAAGCGATAGCCTGCGTCCGCTGCCTGCGGGTAGGACTCGCGACTTAA
- a CDS encoding GNAT family N-acetyltransferase, which produces MTLETSRLFLRPMTADDIDAFLVIFTDPKVMKSFDNILFTREQMTAWVTRNLEHQKIHGYGLFSVLLKEDGVLIGDCGLECQDLDGRREIELGYDFRSDYWNQGYATEAARAVRDYAFHDLKIDRLISFIRPENPASMRVAEKIDMKREREILRGGKPYWIYAQQAG; this is translated from the coding sequence ATGACTCTAGAAACCAGCCGGTTATTCCTCCGCCCGATGACGGCGGACGATATCGACGCCTTTCTCGTCATCTTCACCGACCCGAAGGTGATGAAGTCGTTCGATAATATTTTGTTTACCCGCGAACAAATGACCGCATGGGTCACGCGCAACCTTGAGCACCAGAAGATCCATGGATACGGCCTCTTCTCCGTGCTCTTGAAAGAGGATGGCGTTCTCATCGGTGATTGCGGGCTCGAATGCCAAGATCTTGACGGCCGCCGGGAGATCGAGCTCGGATATGATTTCCGGAGCGATTATTGGAATCAAGGATATGCGACCGAAGCCGCTCGCGCGGTTCGTGATTATGCCTTTCACGATTTAAAAATCGATCGACTCATCAGTTTTATCCGGCCCGAAAACCCGGCATCGATGCGGGTGGCGGAAAAGATCGACATGAAACGGGAGAGGGAGATTCTACGCGGGGGGAAACCCTATTGGATCTATGCGCAGCAAGCGGGATAA
- a CDS encoding thiamine phosphate synthase, with protein sequence MSDRVNFRYYQITDRKAVGAEKQAEILKALIAAGLRGLQIREKDLSQQKLLKFVDALLPNIGDQVSVLVNTDIEVAQARHLGLHRPERGLATAEIRARLGPDPLIGVSCHDLEGAMQAQNTGADFITLSPVFATPGKGPAMGLEMFRKIVSQLSIPVFALGGITAANTRSCIESGAYGIAAIRATLTAQNPVQAFLEILEEIGES encoded by the coding sequence ATGTCGGATAGAGTCAATTTCCGTTACTACCAGATCACCGACCGCAAAGCGGTGGGTGCCGAGAAACAGGCCGAAATCCTAAAAGCCCTCATTGCCGCCGGCCTGCGGGGATTGCAGATCCGCGAGAAAGACCTTTCACAGCAGAAGCTGTTGAAATTTGTCGACGCCCTTCTCCCCAACATCGGAGATCAGGTTTCCGTATTGGTCAATACAGACATCGAGGTCGCGCAGGCGCGGCATTTAGGTCTTCATCGCCCGGAACGCGGTCTTGCGACGGCGGAGATCAGGGCCCGCCTCGGTCCCGATCCCTTGATCGGCGTCTCGTGTCACGACCTCGAGGGGGCGATGCAAGCGCAAAACACGGGCGCCGATTTCATAACACTCAGCCCCGTCTTTGCGACTCCCGGAAAGGGGCCGGCAATGGGATTGGAGATGTTTCGTAAAATAGTCTCTCAACTCTCGATTCCCGTCTTCGCCCTGGGAGGGATCACTGCAGCCAACACGCGGAGTTGCATTGAATCCGGCGCGTATGGTATCGCCGCCATTCGAGCCACACTCACGGCGCAGAACCCGGTGCAGGCGTTCTTGGAGATTCTTGAGGAGATCGGAGAGTCTTGA
- a CDS encoding thiazole synthase encodes MEGLLIGDRIFKSRLILGTGKYVDFETMAKAFEAARTEFVTVAIRRVNLDRAKGPSLLDFIDRDKITLLPNTAGCYSAKDAILTAQLAREALGTDLIKLEVIGDDKTLFPDVPQTIEAAKVLIADGFTVLPYVTDDPVACLRLQEIGCAAVMPLGAPIGSGLGIRNPYNIRIILEQAKVPVIVDAGVGIASDVAVAMEMGCDAVLLNTAVAGAKDPVKMAASMYHAMQAGRLAFESGRIPRKLYATASSPLTGVVETA; translated from the coding sequence ATGGAAGGTCTCCTCATTGGAGATCGGATTTTTAAATCCCGTTTGATTTTGGGGACAGGAAAGTACGTTGATTTTGAAACGATGGCCAAAGCCTTTGAAGCGGCCCGAACGGAATTTGTCACCGTAGCCATCCGCCGGGTGAATCTGGACCGCGCCAAAGGCCCCTCGCTTCTCGATTTTATTGATCGTGACAAAATCACGCTGCTGCCCAACACGGCCGGATGTTATTCGGCGAAAGACGCCATCCTCACGGCGCAGCTGGCCCGGGAAGCCCTTGGGACCGACCTGATCAAGCTCGAGGTGATCGGCGACGATAAAACCCTCTTTCCCGATGTCCCGCAGACGATCGAGGCGGCGAAGGTGCTGATCGCCGACGGGTTCACCGTCCTGCCCTATGTCACCGATGATCCTGTCGCCTGCTTGAGGCTGCAGGAGATCGGATGCGCGGCCGTCATGCCCCTGGGAGCTCCGATTGGGTCGGGGTTGGGAATCCGTAATCCCTATAATATCCGCATCATCCTGGAACAGGCGAAGGTGCCGGTGATTGTCGATGCCGGCGTCGGGATCGCCTCCGATGTCGCCGTGGCGATGGAGATGGGGTGCGACGCCGTTTTGTTAAACACAGCGGTCGCCGGCGCAAAAGATCCGGTCAAGATGGCGGCATCAATGTATCATGCCATGCAGGCGGGACGTCTCGCTTTTGAATCGGGACGGATTCCGCGCAAGCTCTACGCCACCGCATCGAGTCCCCTGACCGGTGTTGTCGAGACGGCTTGA
- the thiS gene encoding sulfur carrier protein ThiS: protein MMRLVINGIPQDYEGTPELESLLKALEYGTESRGIAVAINNTVVPRRDISRVVLKDGDRIEIIEAVQGG, encoded by the coding sequence ATGATGAGATTGGTCATCAATGGAATCCCGCAAGATTACGAAGGGACTCCTGAATTGGAATCCCTACTGAAAGCGCTGGAATACGGAACGGAAAGCCGCGGCATCGCTGTGGCGATCAATAACACTGTTGTTCCCCGACGTGATATATCCCGGGTTGTATTGAAGGATGGAGACCGGATCGAGATTATTGAAGCCGTTCAGGGCGGCTGA